A genomic window from Kineococcus endophyticus includes:
- a CDS encoding FUSC family protein, translated as MTLRAHLLRAVRGWSRITPGAHPWWAAGTATVALGLPLAVTMAADVPLLAAPATFGALANLYGRHETYARRWRTQAWTGLGLVLAVLAGATSAVLPLDGWADVVVPALVVALVAAVAKFVTDAVRTGPPAGLIPVFAAGTLSAEPLRTSDLPAVVAVTVACAALGVALSSAAGLWRPDGPERQAVARAVVAVLGATGVPGDASARHRATVAVHAAWDVLGPRAAGPLGAWLAHAERVVHAGAEERPLRLLLVALPGRRPLPVAPAGPVPSPQPWPRRRVVGALRGAGHLRVPALRVGLACAAVVLVAAALGLGHVYWAAVGAAAVLQSPSAGVTVQRGVQRGAGTVVGVLLAAGLVTLATDDVRLWLLTLACMFAVEFCMPRNYALGTVAITGLSLLLTRLGTSGAGLGGLVRDRLADTALGVVAAVVVALVVRNRSAVRALDGALADLDAAQDVGALRGRLVAVAEARARVSDDDWRLPAPRAAADGEQDAYRRLGDLLGSDRGDRGTLAGPRP; from the coding sequence GTGACCTTGCGTGCCCACCTGCTCCGAGCCGTCCGCGGGTGGTCGCGCATCACCCCCGGTGCGCACCCCTGGTGGGCCGCCGGCACCGCCACCGTCGCGCTCGGGCTGCCGCTGGCCGTGACGATGGCCGCCGACGTCCCGCTCCTGGCCGCGCCCGCCACCTTCGGGGCGCTGGCCAACCTCTACGGCCGGCACGAGACGTACGCGCGGCGCTGGCGGACGCAGGCGTGGACCGGGCTCGGCCTGGTGCTCGCCGTCCTGGCCGGGGCCACCAGCGCGGTCCTGCCCCTGGACGGGTGGGCCGACGTGGTGGTCCCCGCCCTCGTCGTCGCGCTGGTCGCGGCCGTGGCCAAGTTCGTCACCGACGCCGTCCGGACGGGCCCGCCCGCCGGACTCATCCCGGTCTTCGCGGCCGGCACGCTGAGCGCCGAACCCCTGCGGACGTCCGACCTGCCCGCCGTCGTGGCCGTCACCGTCGCCTGCGCGGCCCTGGGGGTCGCGCTGTCCAGCGCCGCCGGCTTGTGGCGCCCCGACGGTCCCGAACGGCAGGCCGTCGCCCGCGCGGTCGTGGCCGTCCTGGGGGCGACGGGTGTCCCGGGGGACGCCTCCGCCCGGCACCGCGCGACGGTCGCCGTCCACGCGGCCTGGGACGTCCTGGGCCCGCGCGCGGCGGGTCCGCTGGGCGCGTGGCTCGCCCACGCCGAGCGGGTCGTGCACGCCGGGGCCGAGGAGCGCCCGCTGCGCCTGCTGCTCGTCGCCCTGCCCGGCCGCCGGCCGCTGCCCGTGGCGCCCGCCGGTCCGGTGCCTTCCCCGCAGCCCTGGCCCCGGCGCCGGGTGGTCGGCGCGCTGCGCGGGGCCGGCCACCTGCGGGTGCCCGCCCTGCGCGTGGGGCTGGCCTGCGCCGCGGTGGTGCTCGTGGCGGCCGCGCTGGGGCTCGGGCACGTCTACTGGGCCGCCGTCGGGGCGGCCGCCGTCCTGCAGTCCCCGTCGGCCGGGGTCACCGTCCAGCGCGGGGTGCAGCGCGGTGCCGGGACGGTCGTCGGGGTGCTCCTGGCGGCCGGGCTCGTGACGCTGGCGACCGACGACGTGCGGCTGTGGCTGCTGACGCTGGCGTGCATGTTCGCCGTCGAGTTCTGCATGCCGCGCAACTACGCGCTCGGCACGGTCGCCATCACGGGGCTCTCGCTGCTGCTGACCCGGCTGGGGACCTCGGGGGCGGGCCTGGGCGGTCTCGTCCGGGACCGTCTGGCCGACACCGCGCTCGGCGTGGTGGCCGCGGTCGTCGTCGCGCTCGTCGTCCGGAACCGCTCGGCGGTGCGCGCCCTCGACGGCGCCCTCGCCGACCTGGACGCCGCGCAGGACGTGGGGGCCCTGCGGGGGCGGCTCGTCGCCGTCGCCGAGGCGCGCGCCCGGGTGTCGGACGACGACTGGCGCCTGCCCGCGCCGCGCGCCGCGGCCGACGGGGAGCAGGACGCCTACCGCCGGCTGGGGGACCTGCTGGGCTCCGACCGCGGTGATCGCGGAACTCTCGCGGGCCCTCGCCCGTAG
- a CDS encoding MarR family winged helix-turn-helix transcriptional regulator codes for MSTSDDPVDVARAEWAALHPDLDTTPMALTGRLRLVAAALARATEPVVRAEGLTRPEFDVLSAVRRAGRTPLTPTGIAAATLASGAATTKRLDHLTSVGHLQRTPDERDGRVTRLSLTPSGTALVDRVLPQLLAAERAFAAALTADQRTAASEALGVLLAEHGV; via the coding sequence GTGAGCACCTCCGACGACCCGGTCGACGTGGCCCGCGCCGAGTGGGCGGCCCTGCACCCCGACCTCGACACGACACCCATGGCCCTCACGGGACGGCTGCGCCTCGTCGCGGCCGCCCTGGCCCGGGCCACCGAGCCCGTCGTGCGGGCCGAGGGCCTGACGCGCCCCGAGTTCGACGTCCTCAGCGCCGTCCGGCGGGCCGGGCGCACACCCCTGACCCCGACCGGCATCGCGGCCGCGACGCTCGCCTCGGGTGCGGCCACGACGAAGCGCCTCGACCACCTCACGAGCGTCGGCCACCTGCAGCGCACGCCCGACGAGCGCGACGGCCGGGTCACGCGGCTGTCGCTGACCCCCTCGGGCACCGCGCTCGTCGACCGCGTCCTGCCCCAGCTGCTGGCGGCCGAGCGCGCCTTCGCGGCGGCGCTGACCGCGGACCAGCGCACTGCGGCGAGCGAGGCGCTGGGGGTCCTGCTGGCCGAGCACGGCGTCTGA
- a CDS encoding RsiG family protein yields the protein MDERGDEQVSGYQAGGRRALDKVLAPEFLAGLQDMDLETLREHRTVAEQEEADLSYARRLIQGRLDLLGAEEDRRAGSDGAADVRHARSDAELVAKLTDVLADPRRTDHGMGRFTSVEPSRVGEHRRRAELAVADPHLSDLSAMDDTQLANARQRLVALEQELSADRHRVQEAMDACTDEITRRYRDGVVSVEDALRSAR from the coding sequence GTGGACGAGCGCGGGGACGAGCAGGTCAGCGGGTACCAGGCGGGGGGACGGCGGGCGCTCGACAAGGTCCTGGCCCCGGAGTTCCTCGCCGGCCTGCAGGACATGGACCTCGAGACGCTGCGGGAGCACCGCACGGTCGCCGAGCAGGAGGAGGCCGACCTCTCCTACGCCCGCCGGCTCATCCAGGGACGGCTGGACCTGCTGGGTGCGGAGGAGGACCGTCGCGCCGGGTCGGACGGCGCCGCCGACGTCCGGCACGCGCGCTCGGACGCCGAGCTCGTCGCCAAGCTCACCGACGTCCTGGCCGACCCGCGCCGCACCGACCACGGCATGGGGCGCTTCACGTCCGTGGAGCCGTCGCGCGTGGGGGAGCACCGACGTCGCGCCGAGCTGGCGGTCGCCGACCCGCACCTGTCCGACCTGTCGGCGATGGACGACACGCAGCTGGCCAACGCCCGCCAGCGCCTCGTCGCGCTCGAGCAGGAGCTGTCCGCCGACCGGCACCGCGTCCAGGAGGCCATGGACGCGTGCACGGACGAGATCACCCGCCGCTACCGCGACGGGGTCGTCTCCGTCGAGGACGCGCTGCGCAGCGCGCGCTGA
- the ygfZ gene encoding CAF17-like 4Fe-4S cluster assembly/insertion protein YgfZ encodes MTTPTQTAPYRSPLLGARGAVAAEGLDAGVAWHYGDPHAEQRALVRGEAVVDQSHRGVLRLAGPDRLSWLHSITTQALTGLPAGVSTETLVLSPTGRIEHAVHLLDDGEATWLTLEPGQVDGLRTWLERMRFMLRVEIEDVTDRFAVLGEPDRSPESPRGLVWVDPWPGATPLAEGGSADTASYAAVSTLEHPGAERPWREVLVPRGELAAAVGERRLAGTWAAEALRVEAWRPRLGRETDERSIPHELDWLRTAVHLHKGCYRGQETVAKVHNLGRPPRRLVLLHLDGSSHDLPSPGDAVVDPAAGDRRVGHVTTAARHHELGPVALAVVKRSLPADAQLVALAGSRTTDGTSDGETPRRIAAAQETVVAP; translated from the coding sequence GTGACCACCCCGACCCAGACCGCCCCGTACCGCTCGCCGCTGCTCGGCGCCCGGGGCGCCGTCGCCGCCGAGGGCCTCGACGCAGGGGTGGCGTGGCACTACGGCGACCCGCACGCGGAGCAGCGTGCCCTCGTGCGCGGTGAGGCCGTCGTCGACCAGTCGCACCGCGGGGTCCTGCGGCTCGCCGGCCCGGACCGGCTGTCCTGGCTGCACAGCATCACGACGCAGGCGCTCACGGGCCTGCCCGCGGGGGTGTCCACCGAGACGCTGGTCCTGAGCCCCACCGGGCGCATCGAGCACGCCGTGCACCTCCTCGACGACGGCGAGGCCACGTGGCTGACGCTCGAACCCGGGCAGGTCGACGGGCTGCGCACCTGGCTGGAGCGGATGCGCTTCATGCTCCGCGTCGAGATCGAGGACGTCACCGACCGGTTCGCCGTCCTGGGCGAGCCGGACCGTTCGCCGGAGTCCCCCCGGGGCCTCGTGTGGGTCGACCCGTGGCCCGGGGCGACGCCGCTGGCCGAGGGGGGCAGCGCGGACACCGCGAGCTACGCGGCCGTCTCCACGCTCGAGCACCCGGGCGCCGAGCGGCCCTGGCGCGAGGTCCTCGTGCCGCGCGGGGAGCTCGCGGCCGCCGTCGGCGAGCGCCGACTGGCCGGCACCTGGGCTGCGGAGGCGCTGCGCGTGGAGGCCTGGCGGCCCCGGCTGGGCCGGGAGACCGACGAGCGCTCCATCCCGCACGAGCTGGACTGGCTGCGCACCGCCGTCCACCTGCACAAGGGCTGCTACCGCGGGCAGGAGACGGTGGCGAAGGTCCACAACCTGGGGCGGCCGCCGCGGCGCCTCGTCCTGCTGCACCTCGACGGTTCCTCGCACGACCTGCCGTCGCCCGGGGACGCCGTCGTCGACCCCGCCGCGGGGGACCGGCGCGTCGGGCACGTGACGACGGCGGCGCGGCACCACGAGCTCGGGCCCGTGGCCCTGGCCGTGGTCAAGCGGTCGCTGCCGGCCGACGCCCAGCTCGTCGCGCTCGCGGGGTCGCGGACGACGGACGGGACGTCCGACGGTGAGACGCCGCGGCGCATCGCCGCAGCGCAGGAGACCGTCGTCGCCCCGTGA
- a CDS encoding Fur family transcriptional regulator yields the protein MNGTSAPDVDGTSVPDLDLASVPDDLGPALHARGLRLTPQRRSVLAAVRALGHASAEEVAAHLGTRAAEQGGAAGGWRTVDPSTVYRALAVLEEVGLVARTQIDRRVPSFHPVEHGGHLHLVCDGCGAVAEADAGPARELAAVVLSRNDFVVDTGHLALRGRCAACRTRQEQQHPEEHP from the coding sequence GTGAACGGGACGTCGGCCCCCGACGTGGACGGGACGTCGGTCCCCGACCTGGACCTGGCGTCGGTCCCCGACGACCTCGGCCCGGCGCTGCACGCGCGCGGGCTGCGCCTGACCCCGCAGCGCCGCAGCGTCCTCGCCGCCGTGCGCGCCCTGGGGCACGCGAGCGCCGAGGAGGTGGCCGCCCACCTCGGGACCCGTGCCGCGGAACAGGGCGGTGCCGCCGGCGGTTGGCGCACGGTGGACCCCTCGACCGTCTACCGGGCGCTGGCGGTCCTGGAGGAGGTCGGGCTCGTCGCCCGCACCCAGATCGACCGGCGGGTGCCGTCGTTCCACCCCGTGGAGCACGGCGGGCACTTGCACCTGGTCTGCGACGGGTGTGGCGCGGTGGCCGAGGCCGACGCCGGGCCCGCGCGTGAACTGGCGGCGGTCGTCCTGTCCCGCAACGACTTCGTCGTGGACACGGGGCACCTGGCTCTCCGGGGCCGGTGCGCCGCGTGCCGCACTCGGCAGGAACAGCAGCACCCGGAGGAGCACCCGTGA
- a CDS encoding FABP family protein, which translates to MVVPLRTDTPLALVPLSWLIGRWEGAGVLGHPARGETDQRFGQVVEFSHDGRDFLSYTSTTWALDEDGRTTDPLDVETGFWRPQPVDLSTPAPADGPRPVELEVLLTHPTGVVEVLAGTARGPRIDLSTDVVARTTTAHEYTAGTRMYGLVEGDLLWALDVSLEGHPMRSYASARLKRVTDEPTDEPDAPPAP; encoded by the coding sequence GTGGTCGTCCCCCTGCGCACGGACACCCCGCTCGCCCTCGTCCCGCTGTCCTGGCTGATCGGCCGGTGGGAGGGCGCCGGTGTCCTCGGGCACCCCGCCCGCGGTGAGACCGACCAGCGGTTCGGGCAGGTCGTGGAGTTCAGCCACGACGGCCGCGACTTCCTCAGCTACACGTCGACGACGTGGGCGCTCGACGAGGACGGCCGCACGACCGACCCGCTCGACGTCGAGACGGGGTTCTGGCGGCCGCAGCCGGTCGACCTGTCCACCCCCGCGCCCGCCGACGGGCCGCGACCGGTGGAGCTCGAGGTCCTGCTGACCCACCCCACCGGCGTCGTGGAGGTCCTCGCCGGCACGGCCCGCGGTCCGCGCATCGACCTCAGCACCGACGTCGTGGCCCGCACGACGACGGCGCACGAGTACACGGCCGGCACGCGCATGTACGGCCTCGTCGAGGGCGACCTGCTGTGGGCGCTCGACGTGTCCCTGGAGGGGCACCCGATGCGCAGCTACGCCTCGGCGCGGCTCAAGCGCGTCACCGACGAGCCGACCGACGAGCCGGACGCCCCGCCCGCCCCGTGA
- a CDS encoding winged helix-turn-helix domain-containing protein, whose translation MAQLLVLTNALAPSTEVLPALGLLPHSVRVLPAEASVLVDEPTADAVLVDGRRELAAARSLCRLLRTTGLSQPLLLVVTEGGMAVVAADWGADDIVLDTCGPAELDARLRLAAGRLRRPAEDPEDGSSVEIRAGDVVIDEAAYSARVRGRQLDLTYKEFELLKHLAQHPGRVFTRAQLLQEVWGYDYFGGTRTVDVHVRRLRAKLGPEHENAIGTVRNVGYRFVSSGRDLEDGLGAGDEPVEESVPGPADVPAEASAADAARRS comes from the coding sequence GTGGCCCAGCTCCTGGTCCTGACCAACGCCCTCGCGCCGTCCACCGAGGTCCTGCCCGCGCTCGGCCTGCTGCCGCACAGCGTCCGGGTCCTGCCGGCCGAGGCCTCGGTGCTGGTCGACGAGCCCACCGCCGACGCCGTCCTGGTCGACGGCCGCCGCGAGCTCGCCGCCGCCCGCTCGCTGTGCCGCCTGCTGCGGACGACGGGCCTGTCACAGCCGTTGCTGCTCGTCGTCACCGAGGGCGGGATGGCGGTCGTGGCGGCGGACTGGGGCGCCGACGACATCGTCCTGGACACGTGCGGCCCCGCCGAGCTCGACGCCCGCCTGCGGCTGGCCGCCGGACGCCTGCGCCGGCCCGCGGAGGACCCCGAGGACGGCTCGTCCGTCGAGATCCGCGCCGGTGACGTCGTCATCGACGAGGCGGCGTACTCCGCCCGGGTCCGGGGCCGCCAGCTCGACCTCACGTACAAGGAGTTCGAGCTGCTCAAGCACCTCGCCCAGCACCCCGGCCGCGTGTTCACGCGGGCCCAGCTGCTGCAGGAGGTCTGGGGCTACGACTACTTCGGGGGCACGCGCACCGTCGACGTCCACGTCCGGCGGCTGCGGGCCAAGCTCGGTCCCGAGCACGAGAACGCCATCGGCACGGTGCGCAACGTGGGGTACCGCTTCGTCTCCTCCGGCCGCGACCTCGAGGACGGGCTGGGCGCCGGCGACGAGCCGGTCGAGGAGTCCGTCCCGGGCCCCGCGGACGTGCCCGCCGAGGCGTCCGCGGCCGACGCGGCGCGACGCTCGTGA